In Microbacterium sp. SLBN-146, one genomic interval encodes:
- a CDS encoding carbohydrate binding domain-containing protein: MTGTHLARRGIAAATLSALVATALVPAVAASAADETITTLYDFEDGTSSHIQWGAAGAGVQAVADSGVGSWSDSVPNTNVLSYGFDLAAEPFYGGMGFEFSGAQPAQDWSAYDGLQFWMHSDGSASSIQVELLDAVSADSTVHDRWDVVVPLGAAGWNLVKLPFSSFGYATDFQDGGAPHDGSLDLDVVRGLLFPANAGTAVVKLDEIALYAGAVVAPSVGVTATALDVVEGSDATIPVRLSTAPTSDVTVDYATVDGTAAAGTDYPATSGTLTFAAGSRDAQIVVPTTANDTAEGNRTFTVSLANPSGATLGAATTTVTIRDDDSAPAGALSLLTDPVEDFESELVLGDPAAVPPLGWFAAQGAGNVPSFERVADASRPGAADGNDALSLGFDTSSWAVVIDTFTTGGSTWDPQDWSAYRGVGFWMRGSNSGAPMFVDVLDNRNPGSTVDDAERMSVRFVDDWTGWRFVELPFADFTRKNIGNGAPDDGFTLTEVHGIGIGVEQTPAPVTPDILIDDITLVGQADANRPLTINVARAIFTVDEGDDAEVLVRLTRASDEDVTVSYRTDEAVDRTSTEDLPATPDVDYVTTSGTVTIPAGSRDAIITVPTIADGKAEVDETFLVRLSDPVGAELNPLAVARVSILDSDEPVAGLLDDFENGTAGLGQIGDATLSTRLIAASDADAYEGQDVFDNVLDIDGNGGYARSFAQPQDWSAQEGIGFWYEGEGDGRDVTLRVQDATPVEAAPEDWTLAWSDEFDAPAGTAADSRYWTYETGGWGWGNDELQYYSDSTDNAAHDGEGNMVITTRAVEDPAAAGLECWYGPCEYTSARLITENKVEVLHGRMEARAQMPAGEAGIWPAIWTLGNDFRDVGWPRTGEIDIMEFVGKLPDEIFGTIHGPGYSGGQAYGDTYDFGENLGGQWLTFAVEWEEGEIRWYVQRDGGEEILYHTATPADVAPSDWVYEHPFTLLMNMAVGGNFGGPLADTLAFPQELKVDYVRVYQAPDAVESFETTFVDDEPGWRFVQLPFADFERSAEQPDGAADDGFGRTSVTGYEVEVSGAPATVESFARSIGIFAVADGAVSLDKVQVLADVTDPGAGGGGTGGDGTGGDGSGSGSAPGSGAASGSGQGGLAATGGVDLTPFALLALLLMGVGVTFLRRKRLGVRTER, translated from the coding sequence TTGACCGGAACACATCTCGCCCGTCGCGGAATCGCCGCGGCAACGCTCTCAGCGCTGGTCGCCACCGCGCTCGTCCCCGCCGTCGCGGCCTCGGCCGCCGATGAGACGATCACCACCCTGTACGACTTCGAAGACGGCACGTCCTCGCACATCCAGTGGGGTGCCGCCGGCGCCGGGGTGCAGGCCGTCGCCGATTCGGGAGTCGGCTCGTGGTCTGACTCGGTGCCCAACACGAACGTGCTGTCGTACGGCTTCGATCTCGCCGCCGAGCCCTTCTACGGCGGCATGGGATTCGAGTTCAGCGGCGCTCAGCCTGCGCAGGACTGGAGCGCCTACGACGGCCTGCAGTTCTGGATGCACAGCGACGGCAGCGCGTCATCGATCCAGGTGGAGCTGCTCGACGCCGTCTCCGCCGATTCCACCGTCCACGATCGCTGGGATGTCGTCGTTCCGCTCGGCGCTGCCGGCTGGAACCTCGTGAAGCTGCCGTTCTCGAGTTTCGGCTATGCGACGGACTTCCAAGACGGTGGGGCGCCGCACGACGGGTCGCTCGACCTCGACGTCGTCCGCGGACTGCTCTTCCCGGCGAACGCGGGCACGGCCGTCGTCAAGCTCGACGAGATCGCGCTCTACGCCGGTGCGGTCGTCGCCCCCTCCGTCGGCGTCACCGCGACCGCCCTCGACGTCGTCGAGGGGTCGGACGCGACGATCCCCGTCCGACTGTCGACCGCGCCGACGAGTGACGTGACCGTCGACTATGCCACCGTGGACGGAACAGCCGCGGCGGGAACCGACTACCCCGCGACGAGCGGCACTCTCACTTTCGCGGCAGGCTCGCGGGACGCGCAGATCGTCGTTCCGACCACCGCCAACGACACCGCCGAGGGCAACCGCACCTTCACGGTCTCGCTCGCGAATCCTTCCGGCGCCACGCTCGGCGCGGCGACGACGACCGTGACCATCCGCGACGACGACTCCGCACCCGCCGGCGCACTCAGCCTGCTGACCGACCCCGTGGAGGATTTCGAGTCGGAGCTCGTGCTGGGCGATCCGGCGGCGGTGCCGCCGCTGGGGTGGTTCGCTGCGCAGGGTGCGGGGAACGTTCCGTCGTTCGAGCGGGTGGCGGATGCGTCGCGTCCGGGTGCTGCGGACGGCAATGACGCCCTGAGCCTCGGGTTCGACACGTCGTCGTGGGCGGTCGTGATCGACACGTTCACGACCGGCGGGTCGACGTGGGATCCCCAGGATTGGTCGGCCTACCGGGGTGTGGGGTTCTGGATGCGCGGGTCGAACTCGGGTGCGCCGATGTTCGTGGACGTGCTCGACAACCGGAACCCGGGGTCGACGGTCGATGACGCCGAGCGGATGTCGGTGCGGTTCGTCGACGACTGGACGGGCTGGCGGTTCGTCGAACTCCCCTTCGCGGACTTCACGCGCAAGAACATCGGCAACGGTGCCCCCGACGACGGGTTCACGCTGACCGAGGTGCACGGTATCGGCATCGGTGTCGAGCAGACCCCGGCTCCCGTGACGCCCGACATCCTCATCGACGACATCACGCTCGTCGGTCAGGCGGACGCCAACCGTCCGCTGACGATCAACGTCGCACGGGCGATCTTCACGGTCGACGAGGGCGATGACGCCGAAGTGCTCGTGCGGCTGACCCGCGCGTCGGACGAGGACGTCACGGTGTCCTACCGCACGGACGAAGCGGTCGACCGCACGTCGACGGAAGACCTCCCCGCGACGCCCGATGTCGACTACGTCACGACGAGCGGTACCGTCACGATTCCCGCGGGCTCGCGAGACGCGATCATCACGGTCCCGACGATCGCCGACGGCAAGGCAGAGGTCGACGAGACCTTCCTGGTCCGGCTGTCCGACCCCGTCGGCGCCGAGCTCAATCCGCTCGCGGTCGCCCGCGTCAGCATCCTCGACAGCGACGAGCCGGTCGCAGGCCTTCTCGACGACTTCGAGAACGGTACGGCGGGGCTCGGCCAGATCGGGGATGCCACGCTGTCGACGCGCCTCATCGCGGCATCCGATGCTGATGCCTACGAGGGTCAGGACGTCTTCGATAACGTCCTCGACATCGACGGCAACGGCGGGTACGCCCGCAGCTTCGCGCAGCCGCAGGATTGGAGCGCCCAGGAGGGCATCGGGTTCTGGTACGAGGGCGAGGGCGACGGCCGCGACGTGACACTGCGCGTGCAAGACGCGACTCCCGTCGAGGCTGCCCCCGAAGACTGGACCCTCGCGTGGTCGGACGAGTTCGACGCGCCGGCCGGGACGGCCGCCGACTCCCGCTACTGGACCTACGAGACCGGTGGATGGGGCTGGGGCAACGACGAGTTGCAGTACTACAGCGACTCGACCGACAACGCCGCGCACGACGGCGAAGGCAACATGGTCATCACGACGCGCGCGGTCGAAGACCCCGCCGCGGCGGGCCTCGAGTGCTGGTATGGGCCGTGCGAGTACACGTCGGCGCGCCTCATCACGGAGAACAAGGTCGAAGTGCTGCACGGACGCATGGAGGCACGCGCCCAGATGCCGGCCGGTGAAGCGGGAATCTGGCCCGCGATCTGGACGCTCGGCAACGACTTCCGCGATGTCGGATGGCCGCGCACGGGTGAGATCGACATCATGGAGTTCGTCGGGAAGCTGCCCGACGAGATCTTCGGCACGATCCACGGCCCCGGGTACAGCGGCGGTCAGGCGTACGGCGACACGTACGACTTCGGCGAGAACCTCGGCGGTCAGTGGCTGACCTTCGCGGTGGAGTGGGAAGAGGGCGAGATCCGCTGGTATGTGCAGCGCGACGGCGGCGAGGAGATTCTGTACCACACCGCCACGCCCGCCGACGTCGCCCCGAGCGACTGGGTCTACGAGCATCCCTTCACTCTGCTGATGAACATGGCGGTCGGCGGCAACTTCGGTGGCCCGCTCGCCGACACCCTCGCCTTCCCGCAGGAGCTGAAGGTCGACTACGTCCGCGTCTACCAGGCGCCGGATGCCGTGGAGAGCTTCGAGACGACGTTCGTCGACGACGAGCCCGGATGGCGCTTCGTGCAGCTTCCGTTCGCCGACTTCGAGCGGTCGGCGGAGCAGCCCGACGGTGCGGCTGACGACGGCTTCGGCCGCACGTCGGTGACCGGCTACGAGGTCGAGGTGTCGGGTGCGCCGGCGACGGTCGAGTCGTTCGCCCGCTCGATCGGGATCTTCGCGGTCGCGGACGGTGCCGTGAGCCTCGACAAGGTGCAGGTGCTCGCCGACGTGACCGACCCCGGCGCGGGTGGCGGCGGCACGGGTGGCGACGGCACGGGTGGCGACGGCTCAGGCTCGGGCTCGGCGCCGGGATCGGGCGCGGCTTCAGGATCGGGGCAGGGCGGTCTCGCCGCGACCGGCGGCGTCGACCTGACACCGTTCGCGCTGCTCGCGCTCCTGCTCATGGGTGTCGGGGTGACGTTCCTCCGGCGCAAGCGGCTCGGCGTGCGCACCGAGCGCTGA
- a CDS encoding alpha-N-arabinofuranosidase, with protein MIPARLTLDPHFAVGPVNRRLFGSFVEHLGRCVYDGIYEPGHPAADEHGFRTDVIDLVRELGVSAIRYPGGNFVSGYRWEDGVGPRDERPTRLDLAWHSRETNEIGLDEFAVWLGKVGSEMMYAVNLGTRGVQEALDVLEYANLRSGTTLSDQRFANGAAEPHDIRIWCLGNEMDGPWQLGHGTARAYGELASKTARAMRQIDPDLELVVCGSSSAHMPTFGTWEREVLEETYDDIDFISCHAYYEPIDGDYASFLASAVDMDGFIDSVVATADHVKAVRGSDKTINISFDEWNVWYQSRYNDVDRITAVDDWPIAPRLLEDSYSVVDAVVFGNLLISLIRHADRVTAASLAQLVNVIAPIMTEPGGPAWRQTTFFPFAAASRLARGVTLELKLECPTYETPRYGDVPIVDAVATCDEEEGRTAVFLVNRSLDEEVTIEVDVRLLGDVDLGDVESLHDDDMHAANTLERRDRVRPKANTTATLHDGIVAVTLPPVSWTTLTLARRAG; from the coding sequence ATGATTCCCGCACGCCTCACCCTCGACCCCCATTTCGCGGTCGGGCCCGTCAACCGCCGCCTGTTCGGCTCCTTCGTCGAGCACCTCGGCCGGTGCGTCTACGACGGGATCTACGAACCGGGGCATCCGGCCGCCGACGAGCACGGATTCCGCACCGATGTCATCGACCTGGTCCGCGAGCTCGGCGTCTCGGCCATCCGCTACCCGGGAGGCAACTTCGTCTCGGGCTACCGGTGGGAAGACGGTGTCGGCCCGCGAGACGAGCGGCCGACGAGGCTCGACCTGGCGTGGCACTCGCGGGAGACGAACGAGATCGGTCTCGACGAGTTCGCCGTCTGGCTCGGCAAAGTCGGCAGCGAGATGATGTACGCCGTCAATCTCGGCACCCGTGGCGTGCAGGAAGCACTCGACGTGCTCGAGTACGCCAACCTCCGCTCGGGCACGACGCTGTCGGACCAGCGCTTCGCGAACGGGGCGGCAGAGCCGCACGACATCCGGATCTGGTGTCTGGGCAACGAGATGGACGGGCCGTGGCAACTGGGGCACGGTACGGCGCGCGCCTACGGCGAGCTGGCATCCAAGACCGCCCGAGCGATGCGTCAGATCGATCCCGACCTCGAGCTGGTCGTCTGCGGCAGCTCGAGCGCCCACATGCCCACGTTCGGCACGTGGGAGCGGGAGGTGCTGGAGGAGACCTACGACGACATCGACTTCATCTCGTGCCACGCCTACTACGAGCCGATCGACGGGGACTACGCCAGCTTCCTCGCCTCGGCCGTCGACATGGACGGCTTCATCGACTCCGTGGTCGCGACGGCCGATCACGTCAAAGCGGTGCGGGGGAGTGACAAGACGATCAACATCTCGTTCGACGAGTGGAACGTCTGGTACCAGTCCCGCTACAACGACGTCGACCGGATCACCGCCGTCGACGACTGGCCGATCGCGCCGCGACTGCTGGAGGACTCCTACTCCGTTGTGGATGCCGTCGTCTTCGGGAACCTGCTCATCTCGCTCATCCGTCACGCCGATCGCGTGACCGCCGCGAGCCTCGCCCAGCTCGTCAACGTCATCGCTCCGATCATGACCGAGCCGGGCGGGCCCGCCTGGCGGCAGACGACGTTCTTCCCCTTCGCCGCTGCGTCGCGGCTCGCGCGCGGAGTGACGCTCGAGCTGAAGCTCGAGTGCCCGACGTACGAGACCCCGCGCTACGGTGACGTGCCGATCGTCGACGCCGTCGCGACGTGCGACGAGGAGGAAGGCCGGACGGCGGTGTTCCTCGTGAACCGAAGTCTCGACGAGGAGGTCACGATCGAGGTCGACGTGCGGCTGCTCGGCGATGTCGACCTGGGCGACGTCGAATCGCTCCACGATGACGACATGCACGCGGCCAACACCCTCGAACGACGGGACCGGGTGCGCCCGAAGGCGAACACGACCGCGACCCTTCATGACGGGATCGTCGCCGTGACCCTTCCCCCCGTCTCGTGGACGACCCTCACGCTCGCTCGGCGCGCCGGCTAG
- a CDS encoding ATP-grasp domain-containing protein → MLHHVWDARISAIIGPSAARIFRSMEELEDVIVLSDEANEARYLDVARRLHREDPFTAVISPLDPLTHAAATLAQEWGLTTAPTPESVRRTLDKSVFRTTLRDAGLQRVPAAVVDGPDDIRRFGDAHGWPVVVKPLSGAGSTGVTRRCGRSDVDDAWRRAATRTADTPTGAVMVEQFIAGDVLVVDTFSVHGEHIVTATGCEVMAMDPPVIVCSGMPAPLPMERMHEAIAKVEAMLTVVGHRIGPAHTELLVSAEGMEILECQLRLGGEFPELTALSGGPDTYDLWALALIGADPRPVLAESPAWSDPSRRGAAILYGGGDRHARLRSVEGLAEAGARRGVVHADAAATSRRVMRPIQDTDDRQVAIMAEGPSYAEAVRNAARGMRDVALRSDGVAVHLSADSATAVKGVSR, encoded by the coding sequence GTGCTGCACCACGTCTGGGACGCACGCATCAGCGCGATCATCGGCCCGTCGGCGGCGCGCATCTTTCGCAGCATGGAGGAGTTGGAGGACGTCATCGTGCTGTCGGATGAGGCGAACGAGGCGCGCTATCTCGATGTGGCCCGCCGACTTCACCGCGAGGATCCCTTCACCGCGGTCATCTCGCCGCTGGACCCGCTCACTCACGCGGCCGCGACGCTGGCGCAGGAGTGGGGGCTGACGACGGCGCCGACTCCCGAGTCCGTCCGCAGAACGCTCGACAAGTCCGTCTTCCGGACAACCCTCCGCGACGCCGGGCTCCAGCGAGTCCCGGCGGCCGTCGTCGACGGCCCCGACGACATTCGCCGCTTCGGTGATGCGCACGGCTGGCCCGTCGTCGTCAAGCCCCTCAGCGGTGCAGGAAGCACGGGAGTCACGCGTCGATGCGGCAGATCAGATGTCGACGACGCCTGGCGACGTGCGGCGACTCGCACGGCCGACACGCCCACCGGCGCCGTGATGGTGGAGCAGTTCATCGCGGGCGATGTGCTGGTCGTCGACACGTTTTCGGTCCACGGTGAACACATCGTCACGGCGACCGGGTGCGAGGTCATGGCGATGGATCCGCCCGTCATCGTCTGCTCGGGCATGCCCGCACCGCTCCCGATGGAGAGGATGCACGAGGCGATCGCGAAGGTCGAGGCGATGCTCACCGTCGTCGGCCACCGAATCGGCCCCGCACACACCGAGCTCCTGGTGAGCGCCGAAGGGATGGAGATCCTCGAATGCCAATTGCGCTTGGGCGGCGAGTTCCCGGAGCTCACGGCGCTCAGCGGCGGGCCGGACACGTACGACCTCTGGGCGCTCGCGCTCATCGGAGCCGACCCGCGACCGGTCCTGGCGGAGTCTCCCGCCTGGTCGGATCCGAGCCGTCGAGGTGCGGCCATCCTGTACGGCGGTGGAGATCGCCACGCGCGATTGCGCTCCGTCGAAGGACTCGCGGAGGCGGGAGCCCGGCGCGGGGTCGTGCATGCCGATGCGGCCGCAACCTCGAGAAGAGTCATGAGACCCATCCAAGACACGGACGACCGCCAGGTCGCGATCATGGCGGAGGGGCCCTCCTATGCCGAGGCGGTGCGCAACGCTGCTCGCGGAATGCGGGATGTCGCGCTGCGCAGCGATGGCGTCGCGGTGCACCTGTCCGCCGACAGTGCAACAGCGGTGAAAGGAGTCAGTCGATGA
- a CDS encoding LacI family DNA-binding transcriptional regulator — protein sequence MARQTTRRVTLEDVAAAAQVSRATVSRVVNGSFAVDAATALRVESAIAKLNYVPNQAARTLMTHRTNTVTLVAAETEDRVFGDPFFASIIRGVSQGLAGSGWWMTIVMAHDDAQVADAARYLAGGHTDGVLFVSEHGSHDLARSLSNIGVPVVIGGRPMDPSLRASYVDQDNLGGAQLAAQHLARSGRSRIATITGPQDMTAGVDRLVGFQRGLGAAFDPALVEIGDFTSESGAAAMEALLEREPDIDGVFAASDLMAIGALQALSRAGRRVPDDVAVMGFDDFPLASQSSPPLSTVRQDTVEQGRRMAELLLRRITQKPASDASAPDYEGVILPVSVVLRASS from the coding sequence GTGGCACGGCAGACGACGCGGCGCGTGACGCTCGAAGATGTCGCCGCGGCAGCCCAGGTTTCGCGCGCGACGGTGTCGCGTGTCGTCAACGGGTCGTTCGCCGTGGACGCCGCGACCGCTCTCAGGGTCGAGAGCGCGATCGCGAAGCTCAACTACGTGCCGAATCAGGCGGCGCGGACGCTCATGACCCACCGCACGAACACGGTCACCCTCGTCGCAGCCGAGACAGAGGATCGGGTGTTCGGCGATCCGTTCTTCGCGTCGATCATCCGCGGCGTCAGCCAGGGACTCGCCGGGTCGGGCTGGTGGATGACGATCGTCATGGCACACGACGATGCCCAGGTCGCCGACGCCGCCCGCTACCTCGCCGGCGGGCACACCGACGGCGTGCTGTTCGTCTCCGAGCACGGCAGCCACGATCTCGCCCGCAGCCTGAGCAACATCGGCGTGCCCGTCGTGATCGGCGGTCGGCCGATGGATCCGTCCCTCCGAGCGTCCTACGTCGACCAGGACAACCTCGGCGGTGCACAGCTGGCGGCTCAGCACCTCGCGCGATCCGGGCGCTCTCGCATCGCCACGATCACCGGGCCGCAGGATATGACGGCCGGAGTCGATCGCCTCGTCGGATTCCAGCGCGGTCTCGGCGCCGCGTTCGACCCCGCCCTCGTCGAGATCGGCGACTTCACCTCGGAGTCCGGCGCCGCAGCGATGGAGGCCCTGCTCGAGAGGGAACCCGACATCGATGGAGTCTTCGCGGCATCCGATCTCATGGCGATCGGTGCGCTCCAGGCGTTGAGCCGAGCGGGCCGACGGGTGCCCGACGACGTCGCGGTGATGGGGTTCGATGACTTTCCGCTCGCATCGCAGTCGTCGCCACCGCTCTCGACGGTGCGACAGGACACCGTCGAGCAAGGCCGCCGGATGGCCGAACTCCTCCTTCGCAGGATCACACAGAAGCCGGCGTCCGACGCTTCCGCCCCCGACTACGAGGGCGTGATCCTGCCCGTGTCCGTCGTGCTGCGCGCATCCTCCTGA
- a CDS encoding LacI family DNA-binding transcriptional regulator — protein sequence MSGAKRVTLETLARETGVSITTISKVLNGRGDVAPATRERIEAHLQEREYSRPGTSRSDVLEVVLHELDPHWSVEVVDGVRAAAEAAGLHVSLAVNGDRHAPSADWVADVVRRRPAGVVLIFAGLRPDDRRKLEARGIPFVVLDPAGDPASGTSAVGSTNWRGGLLATRHLIDLGHRAVATITGPPDMMSALARADGYRSALASADLVADPAWVRHGDFHEGSGDFHATALLTSPDPPTAIFAGNDLQAVGVLRAAGRLGVDVPRDLSVVGYDDIPIARLTTPPLTTIHQPLRRMAEHATRIVLDMRDGRSVEATRIDLATSLVVRESTAPPRR from the coding sequence ATGAGCGGCGCGAAGCGGGTGACGCTCGAAACCCTCGCGCGTGAGACGGGCGTGTCCATCACGACGATCTCCAAGGTGCTCAACGGCCGGGGAGACGTCGCGCCCGCGACGCGCGAGCGCATCGAGGCGCACCTCCAGGAGCGCGAGTACTCGCGACCGGGCACGAGTCGGAGCGATGTTCTGGAGGTGGTGCTGCACGAACTCGATCCGCACTGGTCGGTCGAGGTCGTCGACGGCGTCCGCGCCGCCGCGGAAGCCGCAGGACTCCATGTGTCACTGGCGGTGAACGGCGACCGACACGCGCCGTCGGCCGACTGGGTCGCCGATGTCGTGCGTCGGCGACCGGCCGGCGTGGTGCTCATCTTCGCCGGGCTCCGGCCGGATGATCGGCGGAAGCTCGAGGCACGCGGCATCCCGTTCGTCGTCCTCGATCCCGCGGGCGACCCCGCGAGCGGGACCTCCGCGGTGGGATCGACGAACTGGCGCGGCGGGCTGCTCGCCACGAGACACCTGATCGATCTCGGCCACCGGGCGGTGGCGACGATCACGGGTCCGCCCGACATGATGTCCGCCCTCGCTCGCGCCGACGGGTACCGTTCCGCTCTGGCATCCGCAGATCTCGTGGCAGACCCCGCCTGGGTACGTCACGGCGACTTCCATGAGGGGAGCGGTGACTTCCACGCGACCGCGCTCCTCACGTCCCCCGACCCCCCGACGGCCATCTTCGCCGGGAACGACCTGCAGGCCGTCGGCGTGCTCCGCGCGGCCGGCCGGCTCGGCGTCGACGTGCCGCGGGATCTCTCGGTGGTCGGCTACGACGACATCCCCATCGCCCGGCTCACGACTCCTCCGCTCACGACGATCCATCAGCCGCTGCGGCGAATGGCGGAGCACGCGACGCGGATCGTGCTCGACATGCGCGACGGTCGCTCTGTCGAGGCGACGCGCATCGACCTCGCCACCTCGCTCGTGGTGCGGGAGTCCACGGCGCCGCCGCGACGCTGA